A DNA window from Phyllostomus discolor isolate MPI-MPIP mPhyDis1 chromosome X, mPhyDis1.pri.v3, whole genome shotgun sequence contains the following coding sequences:
- the XKRX gene encoding XK-related protein 2 isoform X2: MHLILLGPVIRCLEAMIKYLTLWKKEGQEEPYVSLTRKKMLINGEEVMIEWEVGHSIRTLAMHRNAYKRMSQIQAFLGSVPQLTYQLYVTLISAEVPLGRAVLMVFSLISVTYGATLCNMLAIQIKYDEYKIRLGLLEVLCITIWRTLEITSRLLILVLFSATLKLKAVPFLLLNFLIILFEPWVKFWRSGAQMPNNIEKNFSQVGTLTVLISITVLYAGINFSCWSALQLKLADRDLVEKGQNWGHMGLHYSVRLVENVIMVLVFKFFGVKVLLNYCHSLIALQLIIAYLISIGFMLLFFQYLHPLRSLFTHNIMDYLHCVCCHQHSRGRVENLEPSFDPEERQSIV, encoded by the exons ATGTCTGGAGGCCATGATTAAGTACCTCACACTGTGGAAGAAAGAAGGGCAGGAGGAGCCCTATGTCAGCCTCACCCGAAAGAAGATGCTAATAAATGGCGAGGAGGTGATGATAGAATGGGAGGTGGGACACTCCATCCGGACTCTGGCTATGCACCGCAATGCTTACAAACGTATGTCACAGATCCAAGCTTTCCTGGGTTCAGTGCCCCAACTGACGTATCAGCTCTATGTGACTCTGATCTCTGCAGAGGTCCCCCTGGGTAGAG cTGTGCTAATGGTCTTTTCCCTGATATCTGTCACCTATGGGGCTACTCTCTGCAATATGTTGGCTATCCAGATCAAGTACGATGAATACAAGATTCGCCTTGGGCTGCTAGAAGTCCTCTGTATCACCATCTGGAGGACATTGGAGATCACTTCCCGTCTGCTGATTCTGGTGCTCTTCTCAGCCACTTTGAAATTGAAGGCTGTGCCCTTCTTATTGCTCAACTTCCTGATTATCCTCTTTGAGCCTTGGGTTAAATTTTGGAGGAGTGGTGCCCAGATGCCtaataacattgaaaaaaatttcagCCAGGTTGGCACCCTGACAGTGCTGATTTCCATTACTGTTCTCTACGCTGGCATCAACTTCTCTTGCTGGTCAGCTTTGCAGTTGAAGTTGGCAGACAGGGACCTTGTTGAAAAAGGTCAGAACTGGGGACATATGGGCCTGCACTATAGTGTGAGATTGGTGGAGAATGTGATCATGGTCCTGGTTTTTAAGTTCTTTGGAGTGAAAGTATTACTGAATTACTGTCATTCCTTGATTGCCTTGCAGCTTATTATTGCTTACCTGATTTCCATTGGCTTCATGCTCCTTTTCTTCCAATACTTGCATCCACTGCGCTCACTCTTCACCCACAACATAATGGACTACCTCCACTGTGTCTGCTGCCACCAGCACTCTCGGGGCAGGGTTGAGAACTTGGAGCCATCCTTTGATCCTGAAGAAAGGCAAAGCATTGTCTGA